One window of the Eucalyptus grandis isolate ANBG69807.140 chromosome 8, ASM1654582v1, whole genome shotgun sequence genome contains the following:
- the LOC104415255 gene encoding LOW QUALITY PROTEIN: protein AGENET DOMAIN (AGD)-CONTAINING P1 (The sequence of the model RefSeq protein was modified relative to this genomic sequence to represent the inferred CDS: deleted 2 bases in 1 codon), whose amino-acid sequence MPPLPSSFAKDDAVEILRPGSAPGLRGALYPATYLTLSGDGGGGARRERPRLREYVDLARARPVPPRVMHERFRVGEEVDAFREDGWHFGEIREIREDSRVEFGQRELRRHREWSGDGVWTPPLAGGELQEKSSTMELKPFKIKFKIGLDKGTSLPPPEFGKGKTVEVSSDEKGYEGSWFSATVIDYIGNDKYLVEYLTLKTDDETEPLREEAYSRYIRPYPPYLPARRFKQLDKVDAWYNDGWWVGVISKVLKGSQYIVYFSTSNEELIFIESNLRLHQDWSDGKWVIASQDNSTEVALRIASLRGTEFGDANIKVKFSKGMKVEVRINEDGYMGCWFPAVIIDTIGDKFLVEYQTLQTDDETELLKVAESSHIRPFPPDIKCAHTFAQDEMVDAWYNDGWWVGHISQILGGLKYKVYFMTSSEELEFEHHNLRPHQEWIGGRWIITSRGSRSV is encoded by the exons ATGCCGcccctcccctcctccttcgCCAAGGACGACGCCGTCGAGATCCTCCGCCCCGGCTCCGCCCCCGGCCTCCGCGGCGCCCTCTACCCCGCCACC TACCTGACCCTGtcgggcgacggcggcggcggggcccGGAGGGAGCGGCCGCGGCTGAGGGAGTACGTGGACCTGGCCCGGGCGAGGCCCGTCCCGCCGCGGGTGATGCACGAGCGGTTCCGGGTGGGGGAGGAGGTGGACGCCTTCCGGGAGGACGGGTGGCATTTCGGCGAGATCAGGGAGATTCGGGAGGACTCCAG ggtggagttTGGGCAGAGGGAGTTGAGGCGTCACCGGGAGTGGAGCGGCGATGGGGTTTGGACCCCGCCTTTGGCCGGCGGTGAATTGCAG GAGAAATCATCTACAATGGAGTTAAAGCCtttcaagataaaattcaagataggaCTCGATAAAGGGACATCATTGCCACCCCCTGAGTTTGGAAAGGGTAAAACTGTGGAGGTCAGCAGTGATGAAAAAGGTTATGAGGGTTCTTGGTTTTCCGCAACTGTCATTGACTATATAGGAAATGACAAGTATCTGGTTGAATACCTAACCTTGAAAACAGACGATGAAACTGAACCTTTGAGGGAAGAAGCATATTCACGGTATATCAGGCCCTACCCTCCTTATCTTCCAGCCAGGCGTTTCAAGCAGCTTGACAAAGTTGATGCTTGGTACAATGACGGATGGTGGGTCGGTGTAATTTCCAAAGTTCTAAAAGGCTCTCAGTATATTGTCTACTTCAGCACATCCAATGAAGAACTAATTTTCATTGAGTCTAATCTGAGGCTTCACCAGGACTGGAGTGACGGCAAGTGGGTCATTGCTTCCCAG GATAATTCTACTGAGGTGGCATTGAGAATAGCAAGTTTAAGAGGTA CGGAGTTTGGCGATGCTAATATAAAAGTGAAATTCAGTAAGGGAATGAAAGTGGAGGtgagaatcaatgaagatgGTTACATGGGCTGTTGGTTCCCTGCAGTGATCATCGATACGATTGGAGACAAGTTTTTGGTTGAGTATCAGACTTTGCAGACTGATGACGAAACCGAATTACTCAAAGTAGCAGAGAGTTCACATATAAGGCCTTTTCCTCCTGACATTAAATGTGCACACACTTTTGCACAGGACGAAATGGTTGATGCTTGGTATAATGATGGCTGGTGGGTGGGTCATATTTCCCAAATTCTTGGGGGCTTGAAGTACAAAGTCTACTTTATGACATCAAGTGAGGAATTGGAATTTGAACATCACAATCTTAGACCTCATCAAGAATGGATTGGTGGTCGATGGATTATCACTTCCAGG GGTAGTAGGTCTGTTTGA